A stretch of the Aspergillus puulaauensis MK2 DNA, chromosome 6, nearly complete sequence genome encodes the following:
- a CDS encoding uncharacterized protein (COG:S;~EggNog:ENOG410PTJ3), translating into MDDFDFVPEWGQLPVEQYLIRCWDHSSPQSPEQQRSTLVKHFLQLDKIQPEWDPTLFTADNSRKPSRIPTPDEIVNILQPWRSDELRRIAWRIWGCSSMQPLLLRAHYDPKHDESVEEWQELDQYELESWWSILNNKNMFNFGADWKRVFAIFPEAAGRLGKYPRWPDMEAIKEFQDQFKESLDRAKRLKKQMWRQDPNASLIQANPAAWNLLQFISVGYILIADEEAFRTNRFLLVYFDGSQNVVAQGRVPSTDDGVNQVSLDWDQYQPPYSLFEEGTIGEEYLANGDIGSWLYEFTKEDLQDDPPAPADDA; encoded by the exons ATGGATGACTTCGATTTCGTTCCGGAATGGGGTCAGCTCCCCGTCGAGCAGTATCTTATT AGATGCTGGGACCACTCTTCACCACAAAGCCCGGAGCAGCAACGCAGTACACTGGTCAAACATTTCCTGCAACTCGACAAGATCCAACCAGAATGGGACCCGACCCTTTTCACGGCTGATAATTCGAGAAAGCCTTCGCGTATCCCAACCCCAGACGAGATTGTAAATATCCTGCAGCCCTGGCGTTCTGATGAGCTGCGCCGCATAGCGTGGCGCATCTGGGGGTGTAGTAGTATGCAGCCGCTTCTACTGCGCGCTCACTACGACCCCAAGCATGACGAATCAGTGGAAGAGTGGCAAGAGCTAGATCAATACGAACTGGAATCGTGGTGGTCTATTCTCAACAACAAGAATATGTTTAACTTCGGCGCGGACTGGAAACGTGTCTTCGCCATTTTCCCGGAGGCTGCAGGCCGCTTGGGAAAGTATCCACGCTGGCCAGACATGGAAGCAATAAAGGAATTTCAGGATCAGTTCAAGGAATCCCTGGACAGAGCCAagcggctgaagaagcagatgtGGAGGCAGGATCCCAATGCGTCGCTCATCCAGGCGAACCCTGCTGCGTGGAATCTGCTGCAGTTCATTTCGGTTGGGTATATCCTGATTGCAGATGAGGAGGCTTTTCGGACCAATCGCTTCCTCCTTGTTTATTTTGATGGAAGCCAGAATGTGGTCGCGCAGGGCCGGGTGCCCAGTACTGATGACGGCGTGAATCAGGTTTCGCTTGACTGGGACCAATATCAGCCTCCATATTCGCTTTTCGAAGAGGGCACCATTGGGGAGGAGTATCTTGCGAATGGTGACATAGGCAGTTGGTTGTATGAGTTCACTAAGGAGGATTTGCAAGATGACCCGCCTGCGCCAGCGGATGATGCATAG
- a CDS encoding uncharacterized protein (COG:S;~EggNog:ENOG410Q2VF) translates to MSDKNKDLLGGVTDTLGKTVGGATDTLGGTVNSLGKTTGGTTEGDGQTVSGATGGLGDTTKDTGQGVQDTVQDVGRGKPAAEKPT, encoded by the exons ATGTCTGACAAGAACA AGGACCTCCTCGGCGGCGTGACTGATACTCTCGGCAAGACAGTTGGCGGCGCCACCGACACCCTGGGCGGCACGGTTAACAGTCTGGGAAAGACCACAGGCGGGACTACCGAAGGCGACGGGCAGACTGTCTCCGGTGCCACAGGGGGCCTAGGCGATACAACCAAGGACACTGGACAGGGCGTGCAGGACACCGTCCAGGATGTTGGGAGAGGCAAGCCGGCTGCAGAAAAACCaacttaa
- a CDS encoding uncharacterized protein (COG:M;~EggNog:ENOG410Q1MK;~TransMembrane:12 (i221-243o255-272i279-298o310-333i345-366o386-410i434-456o468-489i496-513o525-549i570-592o615-635i)), translated as MSQVSNTLRYPASDQPVGYKDGNGDISTAPYFSTPNSPYCVSGASSPAPRLSSDRPQYPLQLELESGQSTPFPVSGNISVLSLASVVGDRNQQLFELQKVDPTFTDSMGHFTRRFEQLINNLDKKNSMADCCIETFLVKSERNFYNIYNDVQLNKDRVKTSISPISPDTPDPGTPQNSSCSGSTSDLNQGGFDEIDRWLSRLGYRRPIAVQRFMRRRIGDWPVYTLFLGLGQIIATNSAQITLLVGQIGETATRLYVIATIYCVSSIAWWVMYTRLPAVVILSSAWFIYCMAFTILSMSPFGTSAAGREWAQNVAAGIYAVASSSGSLFFALNFGDQGPVPVKDWMFRASLIQGLSQLYTVALWYWSSRVTAVEVGGVSSLALNTWRLTAVAMPIAVVCFLIGVLLALGLPKYYRQAPSQILVFYTSLFRRRTVLWFFFMVIVQNWFLVAAFGRNWSFLWSSRHARTWQVTILVISFFIILWVLILNVFRRLSKEHSWILPVFGLSLGSPRWAQIWWGTSNIGLYLPWAGSLTSGAIVSRCLWLWLGVLDEIQQVGLGMILLQTLTRVHVCFVLLAAQALGSIATICARGFAPNRIGPGGISPNVVLSMGTIGNAWFWIALFFQLLASFGFLLFYRREQLNRP; from the exons ATGAGCCAGGTGAGCAACACCCTTAGATACCCGGCTAGTGACCAGCCTGTTGGATACAAAGACGGCAATGGGGACATCAGTACAGCGCCCTACTTCTCCACGCCCAACTCGCCGTACTGTGTCTCAGGCGcctcctcgccagcgccGAGGTTGTCTTCTGACAGGCCCCAGTACCCATTGCAACTGGAACTGGAGTCTGGCCAGAGCACACCATTTCCTGTTTCCGGCAATATTTCCGTTTTGTCTCTGGCCTCTGTCGTAGGCGATCGCAACCAGCAGCTCttcgagctgcagaaggtcgATCCGACCTTTACAGACAGCATGGGCCATTTCACGCGGCGCTTCGAGCAGCTGATCAACAACCTGGACAAGAAGAACTCGATGGCTGACTGCTGCATTGAGACGTTCCTGGTGAAGAGCGAGCGCAATTTCTACAACATATACAACGACGTGCAACTCAACAAAGATCGCGTAAAGACTTCCATCTCTCCGATAAGTCCGGATACCCCTGACCCTGGGACACCGCAGAACAGCAGCTGCTCTGGCTCCACGAGCGATTTGAACCAGGGGGGCTTTGACGAAATTGACCGTTGGCTTTCCCGGCTGGGGTACAGACGCCCCATCGCCGTCCAACGGTTCATGAGACGGCGGATCGGAGACTGGCCCGTCTACACTCTATTCCTAGGCCTTGGACAGATTATCGCGACCAACTCGGCGCAAATCACCCTGCTTGTCGGCCAGATAGGCGAGACAGCGACCAGGCTATACGTGATCGCAACTATTTACTGTGTCTCATCTATTGCCTGGTGGGTTATGTACACCCGTCTGCCGGCGGTGGTCATCCTCAGCTCCGCGTGGTTTATATACTGCATGGCCTTTACTATCCTTAGCATGTCCCCGTTTGGGACGTCGGCTGCTGGACGAGAATGGGCGCAAAACGTCGCCGCAGGTATCTATGCAGTAGCGTCGTCTAGCGGGTCATTATTCTTCGCTCTTAACTTTGGCGACCAAGGCCCTGTCCCTGTCAAGGATTGGATGTTTCGCGCCAGTCTTATACAGGGCCTCTCACAGCTGTATACCGTCGCCCTGTGGTACTGGAGCTCCAGGGTCACCGCTGTTGAAGTCGGAGGCGTGTCCTCCCTCGCATTGAACACATGGAGGCTCACGGCCGTGGCGATGCCAATAGCTGTTGTCTGCTTCCTTATCGGTGTGCTTCTCGCGCTTGGCCTGCCAAAATACTACCGCCAGGCGCCCAGTCAAATCCTTGTCTTCTACACATCGCTCTTCCGCCGCCGGACAGTTCTCTGGTTCTTCTTCATGGTCATCGTGCAAAACTggttcctcgtcgccgcctTTGGGCGTAACTGGTCATTCCTCTGGTCTTCCAGACACGCCAGAACGTGGCAAGTCACCATCCTCGTGATCAGCTTCTTCATTATCCTGTGGGTGCTTATCCTCAATGTCTTCCGCCGCCTGTCCAAGGAACATAGCTGGATCCTCCCCGTCTTTGGGCTGAGCCTAGGCTCGCCCCGCTGGGCGCAGATATGGTGGGGAACGTCCAATATAGGTCTCTATCTTCCGTGGGCTGGAAGCCTCACGTCTGGTGCTATCGTATCTAGATGCCTGTGGCTCTGGCTCGGTGtcctcgacgagatccagcAGGTCGGCCTTGGTATGATCCTTTTACAGACCTTGACAAGAGTCCATGTCTGCTTCGTCCTTCTCGCCGCGCAGGCGTTGGGGTCAATCGCTACTATTTGCGCGCGCGGCTTTGCACCGAATAGAATCGGCCCGGGTGGTATCTCGCCGAACGTGGTCCTGTCGATGGGTACAATCGGCAATGCGTGGTTCTGGATTGCGCTGTTCTTCCAGTTACTGGCCAG TTTTGGTTTCCTCCTGTTCTATCGCAGAGAACAGCTCAACCGGCCGTGA
- a CDS encoding YciI family protein (COG:S;~EggNog:ENOG410PSN8;~InterPro:IPR011008,IPR005545;~PFAM:PF03795): MSLFRVPAGFPRCLKFSIQNAIATKRTVATAAKKEWLCILPDKANVLDIRKKVRQGHYDGIPALVQSGRMLAGGAMLDSHPEQAKEVPFRGSMIIYTGETLEEIRGLIKEDVYAKSGVWDIDNAQIIPYVSAVREPLVKG, translated from the exons ATGTCGCTCTTCCGTGTGCCTGCCGGATTCCCGCGCTGCTTGAAATTTAGTATTCAAAATGCCATAGCCACCAAACGCACCGTGGCAACAGCCGCCAAGAAGGAATGGCTCTGCATCCTCCCCGACAAAGCCAACGTCTTAGACATACGGAAGAAGGTTAGACA AGGCCATTATGACGGGATCCCGGCCCTGGTCCAGTCAGGGAGAATGTTGGCAGGCG GTGCCATGCTAGACTCGCATCCCGAACAGGCGAAAGAGGTGCCCTTTCGCGGAAGTATGATCATATACACTGGTGAAACGTTAGAAGAAATCCGTGGGCTTATCAAAGAGGATGTCTACGCGAAGAGCGGGGTTTGGGATATAGACAATGCGCAGATAATCCCG TATGTTTCGGCAGTGCGCGAGCCATTGGTGAAGGGTTAG
- a CDS encoding uncharacterized protein (COG:F;~EggNog:ENOG410PJNB;~InterPro:IPR035994;~go_function: GO:0003824 - catalytic activity [Evidence IEA];~go_process: GO:0009116 - nucleoside metabolic process [Evidence IEA]) — MILGYYRDILETAAKFPDPGQENDFLYLATDNLPITRQRRPDAERTRVWYGSIGSGDRLLKSSRDRDELRDRYNMIGLEMEAAGIMNEIPVGNIRGVCDYGDERKNKDWQPYIVVMAAAFAKAVLAEIIPKSAAPSAGVKTGFTDKDNSCLRDLLVADPETVRRRIEATKGGLLDDSFRWVLSNTEFQKWHSNS; from the exons ATGATATTGGGCTACTATAGGGATATACTAGAGACAGCCGCAAAGTTTCCAGACCCCGGGCAAGAAAACGATTTTCTTTACTTAGCCACCGACAATCTACCAATTACACGACAACGGCGACCGGACGCTGAACGCACGCGGGTTTGGTACGGATCAATCGGCTCCGGCGACCGGCTGCTGAAAAGTAGCCGAGATCGAGATGAATTGCGGGACAGATATAACATGATTGGCCTAGAAATGGAGGCCGCTGGCATCATGAACGAGATCCCGGTGGGAAATATTCGAGGGGTTTGCGATTATGGCGACGAACGGAAGAATAAAGACTGGCAGCCTTATATAGTGGTGATGGCAGCGGCGTTTGCGAAAGCAGTATTGGCGGAAATAATACCCAAGTCTGCCGCGCCATCCGCAGGTGTCAAAACAG GCTTTACAGATAAAGATAATTCCTGCCTGCGCGACTTACTGGTCGCTGATCCAGAAACAGTGCGACGACGCATCGAGGCCACGAAGGGCGGTTTACTAGATGACTCATTTCGATGGGTCTTAAGTAACACTGAATTCCAGAAATGGCATAGCAACTCTTAA
- a CDS encoding uncharacterized protein (COG:E;~EggNog:ENOG410PVJI;~InterPro:IPR015590,IPR005931,IPR016160,IPR016161, IPR016162,IPR016163;~PFAM:PF00171;~go_function: GO:0003842 - 1-pyrroline-5-carboxylate dehydrogenase activity [Evidence IEA];~go_function: GO:0016491 - oxidoreductase activity [Evidence IEA];~go_function: GO:0016620 - oxidoreductase activity, acting on the aldehyde or oxo group of donors, NAD or NADP as acceptor [Evidence IEA];~go_process: GO:0010133 - proline catabolic process to glutamate [Evidence IEA];~go_process: GO:0055114 - oxidation-reduction process [Evidence IEA]): MSSMMRPNLGKQVQRTMSAIHRRGLTLWHPPKFENEKMLTYAKNSSERTQLTKTIEFMKRTFPVQIPLTVNGATLQPKESRTQLNPSKHSEKVAEYASATPDQVNAAIDAALAAKPAWEATPFEDRAAIFLRACELITGKYRSELVAATMLGQGKNIWQAEIDAPAETADFFRYYIQEAWSLYSQQPREQPAGNWNKLEYRPLEGFVYAIAPFNFTALGATLVGPAALLGNVVVWKPSDSALHASWLLHQILLEAGLPKDVIQFVPGDAEGVTDTVLQRPEFGGLSFIGSTAVFKGIQKKIGNAIGQGVYNSYPRVVGETGGKNWGVVHSSADIRSAALNTIRAAFEYQGQKCSANSRVYVTESAWPEFKDHLQKEIAALKVGPVEDYCNFINPVIHERSFDKLNQVIEDAKNDPELELITGGKASKEEGFYVHPTVYQTSNPRHDIMSRELFGPILGVYVFPDDKWEETLRTVDTTSRYALTGSIFAKDPYASRQAQTVLKHAAGMLYLNTKCTGSVVAQQPFGGSRDSGTNDKTGTMAHLLRFASTRTIKEDFIPLESVQYPSNEV, from the exons ATGTCAAGCATGATGCGGCCAAATCTAGGAAAACAAGTGCAACGCACCATGAGCGCCATCCACCGCAGGGGCCTTACACTCTGGCACCCTCCCAAGTTCGAAAACGAGAAAATG CTTACCTACGCTAAGAACTCGTCCGAGCGCACCCAACTCACCAAGACAATCGAATTCATGAAGCGCACATTTCCCGTCCAGATTCCTCTCACCGTCAACGGCGCAACATTGCAACCAAAGGAATCACGCACGCAGCTCAACCCTTCTAAACACTCGGAGAAAGTCGCGGAGTACGCCTCTGCAACACCCGACCAAGTCAACGCCGCCATCGACGCCGCTCTCGCAGCCAAACCTGCCTGGGAAGCCACGCCCTTTGAAGACCGCGCCGCGATTTTCCTGCGCGCCTGTGAACTGATTACAGGCAAATACCGCTCTGAGCTCGTAGCCGCGACAATGCTCGGCCAAGGGAAGAATATCTGGCAGGCGGAGATTGATGCACCGGCCGAGACGGCGGATTTCTTCCGGTACTACATCCAGGAAGCGTGGTCGTTGTATTCCCAGCAGCCGAGAGAACAGCCCGCCGGAAACTGGAATAAACTCGAGTATCGGCCGCTTGAGGGCTTTGTGTACGCGATTGCACCGTTCAACTTCACCGCGCTGGGCGCAACGCTTGTTGGGCCGGCAGCACTGTTAGGCAACGTGGTTGTTTGGAAGCCGTCGGATTCGGCACTGCATGCGAGCTGGTTGCTTCATCAGATATTGCTCGAGGCTGGACTTCCCAAGGACGTGATTCAGTTCGTGCCTGGGGATGCAGAGGGGGTTACAGACACAGTTCTGCAAAGACCAGAGTTTGGGGGCTTGTCGTTTATTGGTTCAACAGCCGTTTTTAAGGGCATCCAAAAGAAGATCGGAAATGCCATTGGCCAGGGTGTGTATAACTCATATCCTCGCGTGGTTGGTGAGACTGGGGGGAAGAACTGGGGTGTGGTTCATTCTTCTGCAGATATCAGAAGCGCGGCACTGAACACAATCCGCGCTGCGTTTGAGTACCAGGGCCAGAAGTGCTCGGCCAACTCACGGGTCTATGTTACTGAGTCTGCCTGGCCAGAATTCAAGGACCATTTACAGAAAGAAATTGCTGCGTTAAAGGTTGGTCCTGTGGAGGACTATTGCAACTTCATTAATCCAGTCATCCATGAACGCTCATTCGATAAACTCAACCAGGTTATTGAAGACGCAAAGAACGATCCTGAGCTAGAGCTAATTACCGGTGGAAAGGCatcaaaagaagaagggttCTACGTCCATCCTACAGTATACCAGACCAGCAACCCACGCCATGATATCATGTCTCGCGAACTTTTCGGCCCCATCCTAGGCGTCTATGTCTTCCCTGATGATAAGTGGGAGGAAACACTCAGGACAGTGGACACTACCTCGCGCTATGCTCTTACAGGAAGTATCTTTGCCAAAGACCCCTATGCCAGTCGCCAGGCGCAGACTGTCTTGAAGCATGCTGCGGGGATGCTCTATCTTAATACAAAGTGCACTGGCTCTGTCGTGGCCCAGCAGCCTTTTGGTGGTAGTCGGGACTCTGGAACGAATGACAAGACAGGCACAATGGCTCACTTGCTGAGATTCGCGAGTACTCGGACGATTAAGGAAGACTTTATCCCGTTGGAGAGTGTTCAGTATCCTTCTAATGAGGTTTGA
- a CDS encoding uncharacterized protein (COG:F;~EggNog:ENOG410PJNB;~InterPro:IPR035994;~go_function: GO:0003824 - catalytic activity [Evidence IEA];~go_process: GO:0009116 - nucleoside metabolic process [Evidence IEA]): MPTLDPNLYTVAWIAPLEIEVQAAKHMLDKVYSGGFPVGPGDDYLFYAGEIHGHNIVIATFITGQRYGTSSAASLVIHVKKFFPNLWFGLLVGVAAGLPTLSGSPTRDI; this comes from the coding sequence ATGCCCACCCTCGACCCGAACCTCTATACCGTCGCGTGGATCGCTCCACTTGAGATTGAAGTACAGGCTGCCAAACATATGCTGGATAAGGTGTATTCAGGAGGATTTCCTGTCGGCCCTGGCGACGACTACTTGTTCTATGCCGGTGAGATACATGGGCATAATATCGTGATCGCCACTTTTATTACCGGCCAGCGGTATGGCACAAGCTCTGCAGCGTCTCTCGTAATCCACGTCAAGAAGTTCTTTCCAAACCTATGGTTCGGGCTTCTCGTGGGTGTTGCTGCAGGTCTTCCAACCCTCTCGGGCTCACCTACGCGCGATATTTGA
- a CDS encoding proline dehydrogenase family protein (COG:E;~EggNog:ENOG410PIS9;~InterPro:IPR002872,IPR015659,IPR029041;~PFAM:PF01619;~go_function: GO:0004657 - proline dehydrogenase activity [Evidence IEA];~go_process: GO:0006562 - proline catabolic process [Evidence IEA]) → MKSRSLPTFNIWLMPRILPRRGITFWRHRSTKSGFYDAASKSASSAVLSPSEVPSMARLPTKLILRSLVLTSLMSSKLLLRPSLAALDSITNSKSAIFNPDRNRILNKILRWTVYDHFCAGTNRQEVSKTVADIKKIGYQGVILGYSKEIIVSPTDAVVHDGYGSKVHSDRCYELVDEWKKGTLETLRMVGAGDYLAVKLTGAGPICIDAMAERKPMPQVVAQAMDEICAATQEQGSRLWLDAEQQVLQHGLDDWAIEIMRKHNRSGQPLVYNTIQGYLKGSKANLDRHLTLASEGGFGVGIKLVRGAYIEHEIRSHIHDTKDETDQSYDLIADTMICQRMPESSRLDFPNAALFLATHNAASAAKAIVVHQKRLLASKPTILLECGQVQGMADELSCELVQNYERAMEQSTEANMPVPKAFKCMVWGSVAECMQYLHRRSIENKGAVERTQHMVTALKQELWRRAFG, encoded by the exons ATGAAGTCTCGGTCTCTTCCCACCTTTAATATTTGGTTGATGCCTCGCATTCTCCCACGACGAGGCATAACCTTCTGGCGGCACCGCTCGACCAAGTCGGGCTTCTATGATGCAGCAAGCAAGTCTGCTTCGTCGGCCGTCCTGTCTCCCTCAGAGGTACCCTCGATGGCAAGACTGCCGACTAAGCTTATTCTGCGGTCGCTGGTCCTGACATCTCTCATGTCGTCCAAATTACTCCTCAGGCCGTCCCTTGCTGCACTCGACAGTATCACGAACTCAAAAtccgccatcttcaacccgGACCGCAATAGGATCCTTAATAAAATCCTTCGCTGGACTGTATACGACCATTTTTGCGCGGGAACGAACCGCCAGGAAGTCTCCAAGACAGTAGCGGACATCAAGAAAATCGGATATCAAGGGGTTATTCTGGGCTATTCAAAGGAGATTATCGTGAGCCCGACCGATGCCGTGGTCCATGATGGATATGGTTCGAAAGTACATAGCGACCGATGCTATGAACTTGTGGACGAGTGGAAGAAGGGGACGTTGGAAACTTTACGCATGGTTGGGGCTGGTGATTATCTGGCAGTCAA ACTCACAGGTGCCGGTCCCATTTGTATCGATGCTATGGCAGAGAGAAAACCTATGCCTCAGGTCGTAGCACAGGCAATGGATGAAATCTGCGCTGCTACCCAAGAGCAGGGGTCGCGTTTGTGGCTGGACGCTGAACAGCAGGTCCTCCAGCATGGACTCGATGACTGGGCCATTGAGATCATGAGGAAGCATAACAGATCCGGTCAGCCACTGGTATACAATACTATCCAAGGCTACCTCAAAGGGTCAAAAGCAAACCTCGACCGTCATCTGACTCTAGCATCCGAAGGTGGCTTTGGGGTGGGAATCAAGTTGGTCCGAGGAGCATATATTGAACATGAAATTCGTTCTCATATCCATGACACCAAGGACGAGACAGATCAGTCGTATGATCTTATCGCAGACACAATGATATGCCAGCGAATGCCCGAGAGCTCTAGGCTCGATTTCCCGAATGCTGCTCTCTTCCTTGCCACACATAACGCTGCCAGCGCAGCCAAAGCAATTGTCGTACACCAAAAGCGGCTCCTTGCAAGCAAACCCACCATCTTACTAGAGTGTGGGCAGGTCCAGGGAATGGCAGACGAGCTGAGTTGCGAGTTGGTGCAAAACTATGAGCGAGCCATGGAGCAGTCTACAGAAGCAAATATGCCAGTTCCGAAGGCATTCAAGTGCATGGTCTGGGGCTCTGTTGCGGAGTGCATGCAGTACCTTCATCGACGGTCCATCGAGAATAAGGGTGCAGTTGAGAGAACCCAGCATATGGTAACGGCCTTGAAGCAAGAGCTTTGGCGCAGGGCCTTTGGTTGA